From Trichoderma atroviride chromosome 1, complete sequence, one genomic window encodes:
- a CDS encoding uncharacterized protein (SECRETED:SignalP(1-24)~TransMembrane:1 (n8-19c24/25o618-635i)) codes for MRLTSTTLLSGLAAFGLFGSFVAAADEDSKAPKETYFDSLPVPPLVELTPKNFEEVANKTKWLLVKHYSPFCHHCLAYAPTFQTAYEFYYTSKPEEAGEKDFTNFYDFKFASINCIAFSDLCVQHGIKLYPTTTLYEEGKEARSETGGLNMTFLSSIIEESLEKSKPGSRPKTLDLPKAGENKRPAVDPKRAKEVEAGKTPKKPVATANEEGTSVALTAENFQRLVTMTQDPWFIKFYAPWCPHCQDMAPTWEQLAKTMKGKLNIGEVNCDKETRLCKDVGARAYPTILFFKGGERSEYEGLRGLGDFIQYAEKAVDLASGVPDVDLASFKALEQKEDVIFVYFYDHATTSEDFQAIERLPLSLIGHAKLVKTRDPAMYDRFKITTWPRFMVSREGRPTYFPPLTPNAMRDTNQVLDWMRSVWLPLVPELLVTNARQIMDHKIVVLGVLNRDDQESFQGALREIKSAANEWMDRQIQEFQLERKKLRDAKQMRIEEAEDRDDQRALRAAKAIHVDMNNSGRREIAFAWVDGVAWQRWIRTTYGIDVKDGERVIINDQDNRKYWDNTVTGNYILVSRTSILETLDKVVYTPQALKPKLTISPFEKVFFDIRLSFTDHPYLSLGCVVGIAFGVFSWLRGRSRRGRGHFRLEDSISIKDFKEGFLGGSNGNTKAD; via the exons ATGCGGCTGACGTCTACTACTCTGCTCTCTGGCCTTGCGGCCTTTGGGCTGTTTGGATCCTTTGTAGCCGCCGCCGATGAGGATTCAAAGGCTCCGAAAGAGACCTACTTCGACTCTCTTCCGGTGCCCCCCCTTGTGGAACTGACTCCTAAAAACTTTGAAGAGGTggcaaacaaaacaaaatggCTACTTGTGAAGCATTATAG CCCCTTTTGCCACCACTGCCTGGCGTACGCCCCGACCTTCCAGACTGCATACGAGTTCTACTACACATCTAAGCCAGAAGAGGCTGGCGAGAAGGACTTCACCAACTTCTACGACTTCAAATTCGCCTCCATCAACTGCATTGCTTTTAGCGACCTTTGTGTCCAGCATGGCATCAAACTATACCCCACCACAACCCTCTAtgaagagggcaaagaggCCCGAAGCGAGACTGGTGGCCTGAACATGACCTTCCTCTCTAGCATTATCGAAGAATCCTTGGAAAAGTCGAAGCCTGGCAGCCGACCGAAAACTCTTGATCTGCCTAAAGCAGGGGAGAACAAGCGCCCTGCGGTCGATCCGAAACGAGCAAAAGAAGTTGAGGCTGGCAAGACACCTAAGAAGCCCGTCGCCACAGCAAATGAAGAGGGAACATCGGTAGCCTTGACGGCTGAGAACTTCCAGCGTCTGGTGACAATGACCCAAGATCCCTGGTTCATCAAGTTTTATGCTCCTTGGTGCCCTCACTGTCAAGATATGGCACCTACCTGGGAACAGCTGGCCAAGACCATGAAGGGCAAGCTGAACATTGGAGAAGTCAACTGTGATAAGGAGACCCGTCTGTGTAAGGATGTCGGTGCTCGGGCCTACCCCAcgattctcttcttcaagggTGGTGAGCGGTCCGAGTATGAGGGGCTTCGAGGCCTAGGTGACTTCATTCAGTATGCTGAAAAGGCCGTCGATCTCGCCAGTGGTGTTCCTGATGTCGACCTTGCGTCATTCAAAGCATTGGAGCAGAAAGAGGATGTCATCTTTGTTTACTTTTATGATCATGCCACCACTTCCGAAGACTTCCAAGCCATAGAGAGGCTGCCACTCAGCCTTATCGGGCATGCCAAGCTTGTCAAGACCAGAGACCCCGCCATGTATGATCGCTTCAAGATCACCACTTGGCCGCGGTTTATGGTGTCAAGAGAAGGCCGCCCCACCTACTTCCCCCCTCTTACACCCAACGCTATGAGAGACACGAACCAAGTGTTGGACTGGATGAGATCGGTCTGGCTCCCTCTTGTTCCTGAACTGTTGGTGACAAACGCGCGCCAGATTATGGACCACAAGATTGTTGTGCTGGGCGTCTTGAACCGAGACGACCAGGAATCTTTCCAGGGTGCCCTTCGAGAGATAAAGAGTGCAGCAAATGAGTGGATGGACAGACAGATCCAAGAATTCCagctggagaggaagaagctccGAGATGCCAAGCAAATGAgaattgaagaagctgaagaccGAGATGACCAGCGCGCCCTGCgagctgccaaggccattcATGTTGATATGAACAACTCTGGACGGAGGGAAATTGCCTTTGCCTGGGTTGACGGCGTTGCATGGCAGCGCTGGATTCGCACCACCTATGGCATTGAcgtcaaagatggagaaagagTCATCATTAATGACCAAGAT AACCGAAAGTACTGGGACAATACCGTGACTGGCAACTACATTCTTGTCAGCCGCACATCTATCCTCGAGACCCTCGACAAGGTCGTTTACACCCCACAAGCTCTGAAGCCCAAGCTCACCATTTCTCCGTTTGAAAAGGTGTTCTTTGATATCCGCCTCTCTTTCACTGATCACCCCTACCTGTCGCTTGGTTGCGTTGTTGGCATTGCCTTTGGCGTCTTCTCCTGGCTGCGTGGCCGCTCAcgtcgtggccgtggccacTTCCGACTGGAAGattccatcagcatcaaggaCTTCAAGGAGGGTTTCCTTGGTGGTTCTAACGGCAACACCAAGGCTGACTGA
- a CDS encoding uncharacterized protein (EggNog:ENOG41), whose protein sequence is MSTPGIIVPFDVSAHSHLVPYLAALHASCITHDHTIATFLLPLSHEKLLAWWKERIGETNGEKRVMLLLVSDLDPNGAIRGPEIKGVVMLWMPYSETGSFRGFVENLLVHKTHRGKGAAKALMSAIETEALSRGRKLLLLDTESGSQAEAVFKALGYTELGKVPGYGMSPAGGLKDGTFFYKTLQL, encoded by the exons ATGTCCACTCCGGGCATCATCGTACCCTTTGACGTCTCGGCTCATTCTCATCTTGTTCCATACCTCGCAGCCCTCCATGCTTCATGTATCACACATGATCACACAATCGCCACCTTTCTGCTACCGCTGTCACACGAGAAGCTGCTAGCTTGGTGGAAAGAACGCATTGGGGAGACaaatggagagaagagggtgatgctgcttctggtgAGCGACCTCGATCCAAATGGCGCCATCAGAGGCCCAGAGATCAAGGGAGTCGTCATGCTATGGATGCCGTATTCAGAGACGGGCTCGTTCCGAGGCTTTGTAGAAAACCTCCTCGTGCACAAGACACATCGAGGCAAAGGCGCCGCAAAGGCGCTGATGAGCGCGATAGAAACGGAAGCTTTGAGTCGTGGTCGGAAATTACTG CTGCTTGACACCGAGAGCGGCAGCCAGGCAGAGGCCGTTTTCAAGGCTCTTGGTTACACCGAGCTTGGAAAGGTCCCAGGTTACGGCATGAGCCCGGCGGGAGGTTTGAAAGACGGCACATTCTTCTATAAGACGCTTCAGCTATGA
- a CDS encoding uncharacterized protein (SECRETED:SignalP(1-25)), with amino-acid sequence MHRNTIAVLAGAQLAAAGLYPGVTADNHTCALADPVLSCSKGAVPGKVDTCCVETFGGLVLQTQFWDTQSGFESQGQKYPPATWTIHGLWPDFCNGSYTQYCDLSRQYDPHPAPNTTDGTPHGTPVPPYTGPSIETFFEPYGKMDLLAYMKKYWINQGAPNWELWAHEFSKHATCYSTFQKECYGPKASEYDDLFQFFETVISYYKTLPTWRWLSASNIHPSNRTSYSLSHIQAALTREYGVVPYLGCGGPRYNETKAGKGSRDNGGTQLNEVWYYYHVYGAPQRNQALRVPADIAGGSLTSCAKTPGAIWYYERAPGSETK; translated from the exons ATGCATCGCAACACCATTGCCGTGCTTGCTGGCGCccagcttgctgctgctggcctcTATCCCGGCGTCACAGCTGACAATCACACGTGTGCATTGG CCGACcctgtcttgtcttgctccAAGGGCGCTGTGCCCGGAAAGGTGGACACCTGCTG CGTCGAGACCTTTGGAGGACTGGTA CTCCAAACCCAGTTCTGGGACACTCAATCCGGCTTCGAAAGCCAAGGACAGAAGTATCCGCCGGCAACATGGACTATCCATGGCCTTTGGCCTG ATTTTTGCAATGGAAGCTACACTCAATACTGCGACCTAAG CCGCCAATATGACCCTCACCCTGCCCCCAACACAACCGACGGCACTCCCCATGGAACCCCCGTCCCTCCATACACCGGCCCCTCGATCGAGACCTTTTTCGAGCCATACGGGAAGATGGACCTCCTCGCTTACATGAAGAAATACTGGATCAACCAGGGCGCTCCTAACTGGGAGCTCTGGGCCCACGAGTTCTCCAAGCACGCTACCTGCTACTCTACCTTTCAAAAGGAGTGCTAT GGACCCAAGGCCAGCGAGTACGACGACCTCTTCCAATTCTTCGAGACCGTCATCTCCTACTACAAGACCCTCCCCACCTGGCGCTGGCTCTCCGCCTCCAACATCCACCCCTCCAACAGGACCTCCTACTCTCTTTCCCACATTCAAGCCGCGCTGACCCGCGAGTACGGCGTCGTCCCCTACCTCGGCTGCGGCGGTCCCAGGTACAACGAGACAAAGGCCGGCAAGGGGTCTCGTGACAACGGCGGCACGCAGCTGAACGAGGTGTGGTACTACTACCACGTCTATGGCGCTCCCCAGCGGAACCAGGCCCTGCGAGTGCCTGCTGATATTGCCGGCGGTTCGCTGACAAGTTGTGCCAAGACTCCGGGCGCCATCTGGTACTATGAGCGTGCCCCGGGCAGTGAGACGAAATAG
- a CDS encoding uncharacterized protein (TransMembrane:2 (i251-269o281-309i)~BUSCO:EOG092D3CY0), with translation MAAPPPQGPPPGAMPMGMPMPGPGFMGQPPTPEQIQQIQQRIAEDAAKAGMTVPQFIEHIKQQQMARMRAMQMQQAAQQQAQQQGGHEGHNHPHPHPHPHPHPQQGQPQQGQPQPITPGPPNPKGLAVAKFLRGQDLKPRTSILNGERKDMFKVKRALRALQSPAYEKARKKNPLLPEITDRASLENTFKLLPLSMLALRVSKLEPQPGPNGKKPKRVKGQWNVRIEQQQEAKEDMYYVWLWEGSQVKRQLYAALALVIIFIVVLYPLWPLKLRQGVYYLSWGMLGLLGLFFAMAIFRVILFCITYFVASPGLWLYPNLWEDVSFMDSFRPVWAWHETEKPKKKKKSKAVGTNSVMAAATGQIAPTTATTTGTDTQLDVAPQQQKAYEAPRVEELADDE, from the exons ATggctgcgccgccgccgcaaggCCCGCCTCCAGGCGCAATGCCCATGGGAATGCCCATGCCGGGCCCAGGTTTCATGGGACAGCCACCCACGCCCGAGCAGATCCAGCAGATCCAGCAGAGGATTGCtgaagatgccgccaaggcAGGCATGACGGTGCCTCAATTCATCGAGcacatcaagcagcagcagatggcgcGCATGCGCGCAATGCAAATGCAGCAGGCCGCGCAGCAacaggcccagcagcaaggaGGACATGAGGGCCACAACCACCCTCATCCTCACCCGCACCCGCACCCGCACCCTCAGCAGGGCCAGCCGCAACAGGGCCAGCCTCAGCCCATCACCCCAGGCCCGCCGAATCCAAAGGGACTGGCTGTTGCCAAGTTCTTGCGCGGCCAGGACCTGAAGCCACGTACCTCGATTCTCAACGGCGAGCGCAAAGACATGTTCAAGG TCAAGCGTGCCCTGCGAGCGCTGCAGTCCCCTGCTTATGAAAAGGCTCGAAAGAAGAATCCTCTGCTGCCAGAAATCACCGACCGGGCGTCTCTAGAGAACACCTTtaagctgctgcccctcaGCATGCTTGCGCTGCGAGTCTCCAAGCTCGAGCCGCAGCCCGGCCCCAACggcaagaagcccaagcGTGTCAAGGGCCAGTGGAACGTCAGGatagagcagcagcaagaggccaaggaggacaTGTACTACGTGTGGCTTTGGGAGGGCAGCCAGGTCAAGCGCCAGCTGTACGCcgccctggccctggtcatcatcttcatcgttgTGTTGTACCCTCTCTGGCCGTTGAAGCTGCGACAGGGCGTTTACTACCTGAGCTGGGGCATGCTTGGTCTTCTTggtctcttcttcgccatggcTATTTTCCGTGTTATCCTGTTCTGCATTACATACTTTGTTGCGTCTCCTGGTCTATGGCTGTACCCCAATCTCTGGGAAGACGTTTCTTTCATGGACAGTTTCCGACCAGTCTGGGCTTGGCATGAG ActgagaagccaaagaagaagaagaagtcaaaggCTGTTGGAACCAACTCCGTCATGGCCGCGGCTACTGGACAAATCGCACCGACTACTGCAACGACAACGGGCACCGACACACAGCTCGACGTCGCtccccagcagcaaaaggctTACGAAGCCCCCAGGGTGGAGGAATTGGCGGACGATGAAtaa
- a CDS encoding uncharacterized protein (BUSCO:EOG092D4X9F): MGDRLTQLQDAVDQFAQQLVAALHFVHAHHDLQTLGPKDKIREPKEQAPREVDALPPQDFRAGMVELSRDLIVKEQQIEVLISTLPGLDNSQQDQERHIKDLEEDLKTAKTQRVEALKERDNILTELDAIIRTLRRP; encoded by the exons ATGGGGGACCGACTCACGCAGCTGCAAGATGCAGTTGACCAG TTTGCTCAGCAGCTCGTTGCTGCTCTGCACTTCGTCCACGCCCACCACGACCTCCAGACGCTAGGCCCGAAAGACAAGATCCGCGAGCCCAAGGAGCAAGCTCCAAGAGAAG TGGACGCACTGCCTCCCCAAGACTTTCGGGCCGGCATGGTCGAGCTGTCGCGCGACTTGATTGTCAAAGAACAGCAAATCGAAGTCCTCATCTCTACACTGCCCGGACTCGACAACAGTCAACAAGATCAGGAGCGGCATATCAAGGACCTCGAGGAGGACCtgaagacggccaagacTCAGCGCGTGGAAGCGCTGAAGGAGAGGGACAACATACTGACCGAGCTTGACGCAATCATCCGCACCTTGCGACGGCCGTGA
- a CDS encoding uncharacterized protein (EggNog:ENOG41), whose product MSSRDNGLAAAHQANAITPRKLTEKEAKEIAEYEKILRFRDAVLSGEHPTIKVQGNVALSSKAILTDTRAPSEPGEVDAKPHAPESSFASTQKQNPSLLPHLADAGAKPADSDIPRSLGAGAGVGAGAATTQINPIFLEKSDELVRAEIQLQRQRLERALREELENHRNTRHAEPVIEFDLPDVLAKALTLVQASATPFAANRGLTANSASDSFDDRTYYSSQHETPDSNLTSRVRRSTDEGMMVDGRRESQSGPRETINSGGHVAATTVRDYPAAGSSSQPFYQAPAPVANVTLSRPEKQQVPGLHHLHVDSGSLAVTHAPAIAAIATGAEASRTAERGHQGPENSVPKPVQNQPEQPLPLIRNHDLVPVAPQPAKIAPLTVVNVQTPVAETVVPAPLAAPAPAQAQVAALRNEAPAAAAVSDSSSQGTKEADQRKKKKKRKVERQAPEAEASPRIKVEPRSQSPVTAPAYTRPTKRQRQSQGHANESERPEPRHTQPPSNASYERQPSQVYRGERAPVTYQAPEPRRIVVRHAQGIEPATALNYDRDFIDDRLASGEGFIRLPHSSERYVRRDYARETDALDRARHGTIVREPYVISEGPYREPTRVYHEPLEAPRASILPEGESFIVPPRPPTRVMVDSYGREYIEPALSSARQSVAPLAPIWRTRGNL is encoded by the coding sequence ATGAGTTCTAGAGACAATGGCCTGGCCGCCGCCCACCAGGCAAATGCCATTACACCACGCAAGCTGACAGAGAAGGAAGCAAAGGAGATTGCAGAGTACGAAAAGATACTGCGATTTCGCGATGCTGTCCTTTCTGGAGAGCACCCAACCATCAAGGTCCAAGGGAACGTAGCTCTCTCGTCCAAGGCCATCCTCACCGACACGAGAGCGCCATCAGAACCGGGTGAAGTAGACGCAAAGCCACACGCTCCAGAGTCGTCTTTTGCAAGTACTCAGAAGCAGAACccttctttgctgccgcATCTAGCGGATGCTGGTGCTAAGCCAGCTGATTCTGACATCCCAAGATCACTgggggctggggctggtgTTGGGGCCGGGGCCGCGACGACGCAGATCAATCCCATTTTTCTTGAAAAATCTGACGAACTTGTTAGGGCTGAAATCCAGCTGCAGAGACAAAGGCTTGAACGTGCCCTCAGAGAAGAACTTGAGAACCATCGAAACACGAGGCACGCAGAGCCCGTCATCGAATTTGATCTGCCTGATGTGCTCGCCAAGGCTCTGACCCTTGTTCAGGCCTCTGCTACACCTTTTGCCGCCAATAGGGGCTTGACTGCTAATTCTGCAAGTGATTCTTTCGACGATAGAACATACTACTCCTCACAACATGAGACGCCTGACTCTAACCTGACTTCACGTGTGCGCCGCTCGACTGATGAGGGGATGATGGTTGACGGCCGCAGGGAATCTCAATCAGGGCCTCGTGAAACCATCAACAGTGGTGGCCATGTGGCCGCTACTACTGTGAGAGACTACCCAGCCGCAGGTTCTTCATCTCAACCCTTCTACCAGGCTCCTGCCCCAGTGGCCAACGTTACTCTTAGTAGGCCAGAAAAGCAACAGGTTCCTGGCCTTCATCACTTGCATGTCGATAGTGGCAGCCTAGCAGTTACCCATGCCCCAGCTATTGCTGCCATCGCTACTGGTGCAGAGGCCAGCCGGACAGCAGAAAGAGGCCACCAAGGTCCTGAAAACAGCGTTCCTAAGCCTGTTCAGAATCAACCCGAGCAGCCACTCCCCTTGATTCGAAACCATGACTTGGTACCTGTTGCTCCGCAGCCGGCAAAAATTGCACCCTTGACTGTAGTCAACGTGCAAACCCCTGTCGCCGAAACGGTCGTACCCGCACCTctagcagcgccagcgccagcgcaaGCGCAAGTGGCAGCTCTTAGGAATGAggctcctgctgctgctgctgtctccGATAGCTCTTCTCAGGGTACGAAAGAAGCTGatcagagaaagaagaagaagaagagaaaggtcGAACGGCAAGCGcctgaggccgaggccagccCTCGTATCAAAGTTGAGCCTCGTTCACAATCGCCCGTGACCGCTCCGGCGTACACCAGACCTACCAAACGACAGAGACAATCTCAAGGACATGCTAATGAATCTGAACGACCTGAGCCGAGACATACTCAGCCTCCATCAAATGCTTCCTATGAGCGGCAACCATCACAAGTATATCGAGGCGAGCGAGCTCCCGTAACTTACCAGGCTCCCGAGCCTAGGCGAATTGTTGTTCGCCATGCTCAGGGCATAGAGCCTGCTACTGCTCTCAACTATGATAGAGATTTCATTGATGACCGTCTTGCATCTGGTGAGGGCTTCATACGCCTGCCTCATTCAAGCGAGCGCTACGTGCGCCGGGATTACGCACGTGAGACGGATGCTTTGGATAGAGCAAGGCATGGGACGATTGTTAGAGAGCCATACGTCATCTCAGAAGGCCCATATCGAGAACCCACACGCGTCTATCATGAGCCTCTTGAAGCACCACGCGCGAGCATACTTCCAGAGGGTGAGTCTTTCATAGTTCCTCCCCGGCCACCAACACGGGTTATGGTAGATTCATACGGACGAGAGTACATCGAGCCTGCGCTTTCCTCCGCGCGGCAATCTGTTGCCCCCCTTGCCCCGATCTGGAGAACCAGAGGTAATTTATGA
- a CDS encoding uncharacterized protein (EggNog:ENOG41): MHSIHPDASGREATSASTVRYDSRRPEGSQPYIREYVGSPMQRPPTVHREYSARPSERYQGPPAPTRGSNEIAFIEQPRAATREIVYLDDVRREVYR; encoded by the coding sequence ATGCACAGCATACACCCCGATGCTAGCGGCAGAGAAGCGACTTCTGCTTCGACTGTCCGCTATGACAGTCGCCGCCCAGAGGGCTCCCAGCCGTATATCAGAGAATACGTAGGCAGTCCCATGCAGCGACCTCCGACTGTTCACAGAGAATACAGCGCGCGGCCCTCTGAGCGATACCAGGGACCTCCAGCACCTACAAGGGGATCCAACGAGATTGCCTTTATTGAGCAACCTCGAGCGGCAACCCGGGAAATCGTGTACCTGGATGACGTCAGAAGAGAGGTTTATCGGTAA
- a CDS encoding uncharacterized protein (TransMembrane:1 (o66-90i)) gives MGSYILQRVRKDELVGWISHDGNQSSTTSHEVIKYMQPNRKEGSFELSSHPARVGMRSSAGYVRVFHSYETCTASLLLTCFLFSAVFVVCRHSVGNKKRPLHIAREGRVPADCCARACT, from the coding sequence ATGGGCAGCTACATATTACAAAGAGTCAGAAAGGATGAGTTGGTTGGCTGGATTAGCCATGACGGAAATCAGAGCTCAACGACAAGCCATGAGGTCATCAAGTACATGCAGccaaacagaaaagaagggagCTTTGAGCTCTCTTCCCACCCGGCCCGTGTCGGCATGAGGTCGTCCGCCGGTTACGTGCGTGTCTTTCACTCCTACGAAACCTGCACAGCCTCTTTACTACTCActtgtttcctcttctccgccgTCTTTGTGGTCTGTCGGCATTCTGTggggaacaaaaaaaggccacTGCACATTGCAAGAGAGGGGAGGGTTCCGGCAGATTGTTGCGCTAGAGCATGTACGTAG